A single Marinobacter sp. es.042 DNA region contains:
- a CDS encoding peptidoglycan-binding domain-containing protein — translation MRNATTRLGRLAAAAGLAVTLGFAPAAFADEIVALKNALYGAGYDITNVSPQMDDSTRSALTRFQQDNGLQATGNLDDPTKEALGMISVQVAASAPSQSAAASSAPAQESASSAAETSAPEPEQDDAIEEEEDGGWSLW, via the coding sequence ATGAGAAACGCAACTACCCGATTGGGACGCCTGGCCGCAGCGGCCGGATTGGCGGTCACACTGGGCTTTGCCCCTGCAGCCTTCGCGGATGAGATCGTTGCACTCAAGAACGCGCTCTACGGAGCAGGATACGACATTACCAATGTCAGCCCGCAGATGGATGACTCAACCCGGTCCGCGCTTACCCGGTTCCAGCAGGATAATGGTCTTCAGGCCACGGGAAATCTGGACGATCCGACCAAGGAAGCCTTGGGTATGATATCGGTTCAGGTTGCGGCTTCGGCACCGTCACAGTCCGCCGCAGCTAGCAGCGCGCCGGCTCAGGAGTCGGCTTCTTCCGCGGCAGAAACCTCGGCCCCGGAGCCGGAACAGGATGACGCCATTGAAGAAGAGGAAGATGGCGGCTGGTCGCTCTGGTAA